The sequence below is a genomic window from Bos taurus isolate L1 Dominette 01449 registration number 42190680 breed Hereford chromosome 7, ARS-UCD2.0, whole genome shotgun sequence.
GAAAGTACCAACCAAACATTAGCTGTTActagctcttgcctggaaaatcccatggatggaggagcctggtaggctgcagtccatggggtcgctaagagttggacacgactgagcgacttcactttgactttccactttcacgcattggagaaggaaatagcaacccactccagtgttcttgcctggagaatcccagggacgggggagcctggtgggctgccgtctatggggtcgcacagagttggacacgactgaagcgacttagcagcagcagcagcagcagcattattgaTCTTCTCCTCGATGTGGGCCTACGTAAACCTGACTACAGAACAGATGGTATCTGAACCACACCTTACCTTTTCTCTCTTGTTCTTTCCCTGGACCTGAACACAAAACGTCAGGGAGAAGTAGGAATGCGGGGTGCTCCACGTGTCAGGGTACTCCCAGCTGACCTCCACCTGCCGAGAATTCTTTAATGGTCTCAGTTGCAGGTTCTTGGGTGGGTCTGGTTTGACTgtagaagagagagaaacagtTATTTTCCTAATGGGGCTTTGGGGTAAGGTAGTTTTGGCTTCTGACCCCACTTTCGCTGTTGACCAGCTCTGAGCCTAGGTCCATATAATAGTTACTGAACTTCTCTGATCTGGTTGACAGACATGAGTCACCCCTGCAAGTGATGCTCACGCTGAAGCCTGTGGGAGGCAGTCCTCACCAACCGCTGCTTTGGCTGAACCTAAGAGAGACTCAGAATCCTTCTCATCACTGTGCAATTATACAGGCCTGGGGGGTGGAACCACGTCTGTATGGTGCTCAGAGGAAAGATCTCAGAGACAACAAGACTTACATCTGGGCTGGCAGTCAAGGACCACCCTCTCTACAATCGTTCCCCTCTGCACCAAACTCAGAAAGGGTGGAGCCTCTTGCTGGGGACTAGATGAGAGAGTCCCACTTAGTGCCCTTTCTTTCGCCTTTCATGGAAGCTGACACAGACTTGTCCTGTGGCAGTTAAGCCAACTTGTCTCTATGCTCAGTGAcacattcattcaataaaaagcCCTTGTTATGTGCCAGCCACTGGACTGTGCACAGAAAGCACATCCCTGAGTGTCAGAAAGACTCTGTCCTCAAATAATATGCCTTCTTCTAGAAGGATGTAGGGAGGAGAGGGAGTTCATAGAATGGGCTTGAAACATCTGGACCCAGCACCTCTCCACACAAAGACAAAAGACTCCTATATGTTCCACAAATactctttcctctttcttaaCACAATGAcatcttatttcctttaggactcaGACAATGCCACCTCGTCACAGAGACCTTCcctggccacctcacgtgaacaAGACCCCACCCTCTGCTTCCCACCAAAGGCAGTCCCTCCACAAATGCTAGAGCAGGTTCTGTGATTCTGTCACACTTTATGGCACGATGCATGGTCACTGGATAAAGGGTGAAGGATATGACAAATGGCCAAATCTCCATCTGCCAATTTATAAAGAAGTCTCTTTCAAATGCTGGAGAAAGACTAGTTGGGAATAATTGCAATTAGGAGGGGAAGCTCTGGTTCTGCATATGAATATTATGCTTGAGGGACTGCTCTTGGATTCATCATGGAAGGTGCTTGGGTAGCAGAACAGAAGCATAACCAGGAGCCTGCTTTTTCTGAGGCAGTCTAGGTCTGAATTGCTAGCTGTGAGATCTGGGGCAAGTTGTTTAACCTAACCAGGACTCAATTTCCTCTTCCTTAAAAGCAGTAATTGTATCTACATTGTAATTATTTTGGGGTGGAGGTGAAGAGTAAGAGATAACGCAGGTATAAACCCTCACTCTGCCGCATGGAGCACTGTGAACATGTGATGAATGGCATCATCCTGATTAAGCAACATACAATCAAGCAGACTCACTGATGTCCCTGATGAAGAAGCTGCTGGTGTAGTTTTCATACTTGAGCTTGTGCACAGCTTCTACCACGACCTCAATAAGCAGGCTCTCCTCGGCGGCTGGGCAGGCGCTGCCCTCCTGACACTCCACTGTGTACTTGTTATACTCCCTGTGCTCCAAGCTGACCTTCTCTGCTGAGAGCGACGCTGCTCCGCACGTCACCCCTCGGGGGTCAGAGGAGCTGAAATCAAAGACAAGTTATCCTGTGTCACACGACTCTAGGTGAGTCCCTAGCCATTGTAGCTAGACATCTGTCCAAGGATGCAATTTCTCCAATTGGTTTGATTTCTCTCAAGGGGATAGCAACTGCTCTCCCCATGAGACCAAGTGTTGCTTCAAAAAGTAGTACAAATGATTAGAAACAACTCTGCACTTATATGCCTCTGGCCTAAATGAATCTGAAAATTTTTGGATCCAAAGCTCCTGGTTAAATCTCCTTAGCaaacattttaattcattttcctgAACAAAAATCAATACATACCTATTCTTAAGAAGATAGAGATAGTGTATAAATGAAATGTATATGCCTCTTTTAACTCTAGTCCCCCTTTTAACCATAATCTCATGCCCTAGATATAAATACAAATACTTTTCCTGGCTTGTTGTATCCCTCCAGACATTATTCTATGAATATTCAAAGCAGTCATTTAtccacatgtatgtatacataagaactttccaggtggtgctagtggtaaagaacctgtctgccaatgcaggagacgtaagagatgcaggttcaatccctgggttgagaagatcccctggagaagggcatggcaacccactccagtattcttgcctggagaatcacatggacagaggagcctggtgggctacagtttatggggttgtaaagagttggacacgactgaagtgacttagcatgcacacacgtatatgcatatacatgtgtttgtctatatacacatacatcggttttatttttatgaaaaaggatcaaattatatatatatataaaatatgtattttataagttttaaaattctaacatattattatattatatatgttgttgtttagttgctaagttgtgctcgactcttttgtgaccccatagactgtagcctgccaagctcttctgtccatgtgattctccaggcaagaatactggagtgggttgccatttccttctccagggaattttcctaacccagggatcaaacccgcatctcctgtttggaaggcagattctttaccattgagccaccagggacacccatatttacatacatgtgtatgtatatatataattctgcAACCATCTTTCCCTCTTCTGAACATATGGAGTACTCCATGACACACCACATGGATTGGGTTATTCATTTTGAAGACCGCACAATAAGAGGGGGTATAATGTACCTCACTGTTTAACCTTTGCCCTGCAGATTACCAAGAACATCACGATGAACCCTTGCATCTATGTCTCTGTGAACTTATATAAGCATTTCTTTAGTAAGCACTTTCATTTTAATGATGAAATAGTAAGACTCCAATGGTTTATTCAGTTAAATAGTGGCCAGGCCAGGGTGATCACTTAGGGTTTGTTCCGTTAGCCTGTTTTGTTTGGGAACTTAGATGAGAGGGAAGGAAGTCACATAGAGGGCTAACGTAGGTTCCGTACCAAGGGAAGTGGTTTCTTGGGGTAAGTTCAAGTGCATTGGACAAACAGTGAACTTCAGATTAGTAGTGCCAGCAGAAGAAAAAGGAGTTGAAGTGGCCCTGGGAAAATTTTTAGAAGCTTCACAAAGCTTTTGGAGTTGGTCTTAGGGCTTACAAGATACATGCCCTAGGGCTCTTGTTTCTATTTTTGACTCAAGGTGCAATTTTGACAAGTCCTTCAtagctttgatttctccttttattctcTCCCTGTGGTGCTATGAGCCTTAATGAAGCATTGCCAGGCAATTTGGTTGTGTGGGTTCATACATAGCAGAGGCTATTCCAAGCCCCAATAATATCCTGTTCTAATGCTTACATTTATTCAGGCAATTAGCGTAAACCTTCATGTTCTTTCCCTAATTTAGGCAAGGGTGTGTATATGCAGAGGGGGGGGATTAAAAACATaggattgattttattttctcccttctcaTTAACCGATAGGGTATTGCTAGGTTGCCCTTATTTTCTTAATGAGAAAGATCAAGAGAAATGCTGAGAAACCCCAGCGGTTTCACTTACCCTCTGCTGCTTTTGACACTGAATTTCAAATCAGTACTGATTGCTGTCAGCCACCAGCAGGTGAAGTGTCCAGAATAATCCTTTgcctcacattttaaaaaactcttaGCTTTGGGTTCTGgatttgaaaagaacaaaaattcaatatttagggattttctttcttttaaaattgcagATTTTTATTGCCATAAATTACAGACCACTGTATGGTATAAGAGTGAAGATTTTCCATTTATGTCCTAGGAAAATGCTGCTGTTCCCCTGGCAGGCAGTTCAGCGAGGACTGGGAAGGTCCCAAGAGGAAGTTGATTCTGTAGATTGTACTACACACCTAACATATCAGAGGGAGGTATTAATTTCTTTCAAGGCTATCAGCCCAGAGTTGAGTTATGCACACTGCATGTTAACTTCCATTAGTCATCCAATCATATTACTGCTATTTGAAAAGAACCTCAGGAAAAGCATCTAGATTCCCTCTGAAACTCTCTCAACAGGAGATTTTGATGGTTGATAATCCAAAGTGtccagcaaaggaaaaacaaagcaaaggaaaatataggTTTTCAGTGGTTTCAGTAAGGGACTTGGTATGACTTCATTAACCACATTAAGCCTGTCTTGccttttaaattctaaattttttttttaatctcttatgGAGCCAAAGAGAAAACTGACACCATCGAAGGGGATG
It includes:
- the IL12B gene encoding interleukin-12 subunit beta isoform X2, with the translated sequence MHPQQLVVSWFSLVLLASPIVAMWELEKNVYVVELDWYPDAPGETVVLTCDTPEEDGITWTSDQSSEVLGSGKTLTIQVKEFGDAGQYTCHKGGEALSRSLLLLHKKEDGIWSTDILKDQKEPKAKSFLKCEAKDYSGHFTCWWLTAISTDLKFSVKSSRGSSDPRGVTCGAASLSAEKVSLEHREYNKYTVECQEGSACPAAEESLLIEVVVEAVHKLKYENYTSSFFIRDIIKPDPPKNLQLRPLKNSRQVEVSWEYPDTWSTPHSYFSLTFCVQVQGKNKREKKLFMDQTSAKVTCHKDANVRVQARDRYYSSFWSEWASVSCS
- the IL12B gene encoding interleukin-12 subunit beta precursor (The RefSeq protein has 1 substitution compared to this genomic sequence), which encodes MHPQQLVVSWFSLVLLASPIVAMWELEKNVYVVELDWYPDAPGETVVLTCDTPEEDGITWTSDQSSEVLGSGKTLTIQVKEFGDAGQYTCHKGGEALSRSLLLLHKKEDGIWSTDILKDQKEPKAKSFLKCEAKDYSGHFTCWWLTAISTDLKFSVKSSRGSSDPRGVTCGAALLSAEKVSLEHREYNKYTVECQEGSACPAAEESLLIEVVVEAVHKLKYENYTSSFFIRDIIKPDPPKNLQLRPLKNSRQVEVSWEYPDTWSTPHSYFSLTFCVQVQGKNKREKKLFMDQTSAKVTCHKDANVRVQARDRYYSSFWSEWASVSCS